The following are encoded together in the Kribbella sp. CA-293567 genome:
- a CDS encoding GNAT family N-acetyltransferase, translated as MGNKIASATISVPAPGHGVVDWIEVHPAYRGHGVGGRLLKACLRLMYHLGVRHVIGQLDDHNLDADNGHGRIGAHIVSSRAGFVTAAQLTTYRSG; from the coding sequence ATGGGCAACAAGATAGCGAGCGCCACGATCTCGGTTCCAGCGCCAGGACACGGTGTCGTGGACTGGATCGAGGTTCATCCCGCTTATCGCGGGCATGGAGTGGGCGGACGCCTCCTCAAGGCGTGTCTCCGGTTGATGTACCACCTCGGCGTGCGACACGTGATCGGGCAGCTTGACGATCACAACCTCGATGCCGACAACGGGCACGGCCGGATCGGCGCTCATATCGTCAGCTCCAGGGCCGGCTTCGTCACGGCCGCCCAACTGACGACCTACAGAAGTGGCTAG
- a CDS encoding M23 family metallopeptidase encodes MPRRALVALAALALTASAAVAAGSAATADSQAAAPPLGQAVAAAMVGAHGQQAKAYFRTDYVPAPVVEPQRTNGQWAFGTTVIPIPADAREQHGTPESAIFLARSTGKGWQVAFDGTAEFRTMARQAPDSVLSKAEKDLFTTEAKALAENTGLALPWKQGATWGWGGGPHGYGGNTRPFSSIDFGGNGQVLAAAPGRVYKSCRSGDSALVTVVHTNGYRTSYYHMSNLTTLADGAAVQTGTYLGTASTRLPCGGSANGAHVHFTLLNGSGSYVAVNGKTIGGWTFYEGAQAYGGYAKRGGTISYPGSGRLTNYGIS; translated from the coding sequence TTGCCGCGTCGTGCGCTAGTCGCGCTCGCCGCCCTCGCCCTCACCGCATCAGCCGCCGTGGCGGCCGGATCGGCGGCCACCGCGGATTCCCAGGCAGCGGCCCCGCCGCTAGGCCAAGCGGTCGCTGCCGCAATGGTCGGTGCGCACGGGCAACAGGCCAAGGCGTACTTTCGTACCGACTACGTGCCGGCCCCGGTGGTCGAGCCGCAGCGGACCAACGGGCAGTGGGCGTTCGGCACCACCGTGATCCCAATCCCGGCCGACGCCCGCGAGCAGCACGGCACCCCGGAGAGCGCGATCTTCCTGGCCCGGTCCACCGGCAAGGGCTGGCAGGTAGCGTTCGACGGCACCGCCGAGTTCCGGACCATGGCCCGGCAGGCGCCGGATTCGGTCCTGTCGAAGGCCGAGAAGGACCTGTTCACCACGGAGGCGAAGGCTCTCGCGGAGAACACCGGGCTGGCTCTGCCCTGGAAGCAGGGCGCCACTTGGGGCTGGGGCGGTGGGCCGCACGGATACGGAGGCAACACCCGTCCGTTCAGCTCGATCGACTTCGGCGGTAACGGCCAAGTCCTGGCGGCGGCGCCCGGCCGGGTGTACAAATCCTGTCGCAGCGGCGACAGCGCGCTGGTGACTGTCGTCCACACCAACGGCTACCGCACGTCGTACTACCACATGAGCAACCTGACCACGCTGGCAGACGGCGCAGCAGTGCAGACCGGGACGTACCTCGGCACCGCCAGCACCCGGCTGCCCTGCGGTGGATCCGCCAACGGGGCCCATGTGCACTTCACCCTGTTGAACGGCAGCGGTAGCTACGTGGCCGTGAACGGCAAGACGATCGGCGGCTGGACCTTCTATGAGGGTGCGCAGGCCTACGGGGGTTACGCGAAGCGCGGCGGAACGATCTCGTACCCGGGGTCGGGCAGGTTGACCAACTACGGCATCAGCTGA
- a CDS encoding DUF6506 family protein translates to MSFSNWAFIYLGLGEEDPVRDRAVISVGGLTTTIVPVPDPALAAGVAKELVAAGAQTIELCGGLGPSVVAEVLAATEGKVPVGGVNYGVESVHGLAALFPVAQP, encoded by the coding sequence ATGTCGTTCAGCAACTGGGCCTTCATCTACCTGGGCCTCGGCGAGGAGGACCCTGTCCGTGACCGGGCCGTCATCAGCGTCGGAGGTCTGACCACCACCATCGTGCCGGTTCCGGACCCTGCTCTGGCAGCGGGAGTTGCCAAGGAACTGGTGGCCGCCGGCGCACAGACCATCGAGCTGTGCGGAGGACTGGGACCGTCGGTGGTGGCCGAGGTCCTCGCTGCAACTGAGGGCAAGGTGCCAGTGGGTGGCGTCAACTACGGCGTCGAGTCGGTCCACGGGTTGGCTGCGCTCTTCCCCGTCGCCCAGCCCTAA
- a CDS encoding XRE family transcriptional regulator, translated as MTVTRSNRELARLLRTGPFEAALDSAIAASGLSLEALCERLAADGVSVSRTALSYWRNGRRRPERNESLKAVASLEEILGLPSSALLSLLGARRPRGRWVGHPAGAVDRWKLWPSSESLLAAMHAPPDGQLAFLSISDLLVVDEDSDVRRQRVRLVAEALTDRVDRCMVYHEIVDDPKNLVPELVGVAFARRGRVRCDLASRQFVAEFLFDRPLMAGERAVVEYELRLPVSEPMDNFYRRFTRPGALYTLQLRFVGRQPAWVRRYDRSGADDNDRHIEDLWLGGSGTTSLVVPQVQAGTVGVRWMW; from the coding sequence ATGACGGTGACGCGAAGTAACCGGGAGTTGGCACGGCTGTTGCGGACCGGGCCGTTCGAGGCCGCGCTCGACTCGGCGATCGCGGCGTCCGGCCTGTCGCTGGAGGCGTTGTGCGAGCGGCTGGCGGCCGACGGCGTCTCGGTGAGCCGGACGGCGTTGTCGTACTGGCGCAACGGTCGTAGGCGCCCCGAGCGCAATGAGTCCCTGAAGGCCGTGGCCAGCTTGGAGGAGATTCTCGGCTTGCCCTCGTCAGCGCTACTCTCCCTGCTCGGTGCCCGCCGGCCAAGAGGCCGCTGGGTCGGGCACCCAGCGGGTGCGGTGGACCGGTGGAAGTTGTGGCCGTCGTCCGAGTCGCTGCTCGCGGCCATGCATGCACCGCCCGACGGGCAGCTCGCCTTCCTGAGCATCAGCGATCTGCTGGTCGTGGACGAGGACAGCGACGTACGGCGGCAACGCGTCCGGCTGGTCGCCGAGGCGCTGACCGATCGGGTCGACCGGTGCATGGTCTACCACGAGATCGTCGACGACCCGAAGAACCTGGTGCCGGAGCTGGTCGGGGTGGCGTTCGCGCGCCGCGGCAGGGTCCGTTGCGACCTGGCCTCCCGCCAGTTCGTCGCCGAGTTCCTCTTCGACCGGCCGCTGATGGCCGGCGAGCGTGCCGTCGTCGAGTACGAACTACGGTTGCCGGTCAGTGAACCGATGGACAACTTCTACCGGCGGTTCACCCGGCCGGGCGCGCTCTACACCCTGCAACTCAGGTTCGTCGGCCGGCAACCCGCCTGGGTACGCCGCTACGATCGATCCGGCGCCGACGACAACGACCGGCACATCGAGGACCTGTGGCTCGGCGGCTCGGGCACAACCTCCCTGGTCGTCCCGCAAGTGCAGGCGGGAACGGTCGGCGTCCGCTGGATGTGGTGA
- a CDS encoding MFS transporter, translating into MINPYRQLFAAPGSVAFAATGFSARMAQPMAGIGIITMLAELRGDFGLAGSVAAVFTASSALLGPQVSRLVDRHGQSRILLPAAGLSAASLGALLLCARYDAPAWTLFVFAALAGWMPNMAAMVRARWSEIYRGSPRLHAAFSFESVVDELTFVIGPALSIALSTAVFPAAGPLVAALLLAVGVLLFTRQRETEPVVRPSSERTSPSAIRLPALVALVLVLTAGGTIVGTVDVVSVAAAGAEGHSTSAGIVIAVYALGSAMAGLVFGGLRLNWPLTRLLLVGSIGTAVTTLPLLLVDSIAWLAVALFFAGLFFAPTMIVVMSLVERIVPAARLTEGMTWVITGLSLGVAVGAAGSGAAVDQGGPDAGFWVAIGAGSAMVLLVLVGYRVLQRADERGRPVSSPARAESGV; encoded by the coding sequence GTGATCAATCCCTACCGTCAACTCTTCGCCGCGCCGGGTTCCGTCGCCTTCGCCGCCACCGGCTTTTCTGCGCGGATGGCGCAGCCGATGGCCGGTATCGGGATCATCACCATGCTCGCGGAGCTCCGTGGTGACTTCGGTCTGGCGGGTTCTGTCGCGGCGGTTTTCACCGCCTCGTCAGCGCTGCTCGGGCCACAGGTGTCGCGGTTGGTTGATCGTCATGGGCAGAGCCGGATACTGCTGCCTGCCGCCGGCCTCAGCGCGGCCTCGCTCGGCGCACTGCTGCTGTGTGCCCGGTATGACGCACCGGCCTGGACGTTGTTCGTCTTCGCTGCCTTGGCTGGATGGATGCCGAACATGGCAGCGATGGTTCGGGCGCGCTGGTCCGAGATCTATCGAGGATCGCCGCGGCTGCACGCAGCGTTCTCCTTCGAGTCCGTGGTCGATGAGCTGACCTTCGTCATCGGCCCAGCGCTGTCGATCGCACTGAGCACAGCGGTATTTCCAGCCGCAGGCCCACTGGTTGCAGCCCTCTTGTTGGCGGTCGGCGTCCTCCTGTTCACTCGCCAACGGGAGACCGAGCCGGTTGTGCGGCCGTCTTCGGAACGAACCTCTCCTTCGGCGATCCGGTTACCTGCTCTGGTCGCACTGGTCCTTGTCCTGACCGCAGGCGGCACGATCGTCGGCACCGTCGATGTGGTCAGTGTGGCCGCAGCCGGCGCGGAGGGGCACAGCACGTCGGCCGGAATCGTGATCGCGGTGTACGCGCTGGGATCCGCGATGGCCGGACTGGTCTTCGGCGGGCTGCGGCTGAACTGGCCACTGACTCGGTTGCTGCTGGTTGGGTCCATCGGCACGGCGGTGACCACCCTGCCGCTACTGCTGGTCGACAGTATCGCGTGGCTGGCAGTCGCACTGTTCTTCGCCGGACTGTTTTTCGCGCCCACGATGATCGTGGTGATGAGCCTGGTCGAACGAATCGTCCCGGCCGCGAGGCTGACCGAAGGAATGACGTGGGTGATCACCGGGCTGAGCCTGGGCGTCGCGGTCGGCGCGGCGGGATCAGGCGCGGCGGTGGATCAGGGTGGGCCTGACGCCGGCTTCTGGGTCGCGATAGGCGCGGGATCGGCGATGGTGCTGCTCGTCCTCGTGGGGTACCGGGTGCTGCAACGCGCTGACGAACGCGGACGCCCCGTATCCTCGCCCGCGAGAGCCGAATCGGGGGTGTGA
- the lipA gene encoding lipoyl synthase: MTVAEPEGRKLLRLEVRNAATPIERKPEWIKTRAKMGPEYQKLQKLVKSEDLHTVCQEAGCPNIFECWEDREATFLIGGDQCTRRCDFCQIDTGKPQDLDRDEPRRVAESVVKMGLRYATVTGVARDDLDDGGAWLYAETIRQIHALNPDTGVEMLAPDFNAVPEQLAEVFSSRPEVFAHNIETVPRIFRRIRPGFRYERSLDVITQARDYGLVTKSNLILGMGETREEVSQALTDLHEAGCEIITITQYLRPSVRHHPVERWVRPEEFVEMKEEAEEIGFAGVMSGPLVRSSYRAGRLYRGAIEKRLQDR; encoded by the coding sequence GTGACCGTCGCAGAGCCAGAAGGACGGAAGCTGCTCAGACTCGAAGTGCGCAACGCGGCGACCCCGATCGAGCGCAAACCCGAGTGGATCAAGACCCGCGCCAAGATGGGCCCGGAGTACCAGAAGCTGCAGAAGCTGGTGAAGTCCGAGGACCTGCACACGGTGTGTCAGGAAGCGGGCTGCCCGAACATCTTCGAGTGCTGGGAAGACCGCGAGGCCACCTTCCTGATCGGTGGCGACCAGTGCACCCGGCGCTGTGACTTCTGCCAGATCGACACCGGCAAGCCACAGGACCTGGACCGCGACGAGCCCCGCCGGGTCGCCGAGTCGGTGGTCAAGATGGGTCTGCGCTACGCGACCGTGACCGGCGTCGCCCGCGACGACCTGGACGACGGTGGCGCCTGGCTGTACGCCGAGACGATCCGCCAGATCCACGCGCTGAACCCCGACACCGGCGTGGAGATGCTCGCGCCCGACTTCAACGCCGTACCGGAGCAGCTGGCCGAGGTGTTCTCGTCGCGCCCCGAGGTGTTCGCGCACAACATCGAGACGGTGCCGCGGATCTTCCGCCGGATCCGGCCCGGCTTCCGCTACGAGCGGTCGCTGGACGTGATCACCCAGGCCCGCGACTACGGCCTGGTGACCAAGTCCAACCTGATCCTCGGCATGGGCGAGACCCGTGAGGAGGTCAGCCAGGCGCTGACCGACCTGCACGAGGCCGGCTGCGAGATCATCACCATCACCCAGTACCTGCGCCCGTCGGTGCGGCACCACCCGGTCGAGCGCTGGGTCCGGCCGGAGGAGTTCGTCGAGATGAAGGAGGAGGCCGAGGAGATCGGCTTCGCTGGAGTCATGTCCGGTCCGCTGGTGCGTTCGTCGTACCGGGCCGGTCGGCTGTACCGGGGCGCGATCGAGAAGAGGCTGCAAGACCGCTGA
- a CDS encoding TetR/AcrR family transcriptional regulator translates to MNEPLTDGRRLKGERRRQELIEATLRVVAKDGVSGVSHRTVAREAGQPATAAAYYFDGIDDLLTAALTSCMDEDADRMRRLAEAVDGGADSIRLLADLMAEVIRDPRRLLAEYELYLLAARDERLRGPTDRWLTAVAEFARRHTDDPVRVQTVVATVDGLMLQALLTDQPSTSAQFEAVLRLLLP, encoded by the coding sequence TTGAACGAGCCGCTGACCGACGGACGCAGGCTGAAGGGCGAGCGTCGCCGGCAGGAGTTGATCGAGGCGACCCTGCGGGTCGTCGCCAAGGACGGTGTCTCCGGAGTAAGTCATCGGACCGTCGCCCGGGAAGCCGGCCAGCCGGCAACGGCGGCGGCGTACTACTTCGACGGCATCGATGACCTCCTCACGGCCGCCCTGACCAGCTGCATGGACGAGGACGCCGACCGGATGCGGCGACTGGCCGAAGCCGTTGACGGCGGAGCGGACAGCATTCGCCTGCTGGCGGACCTGATGGCCGAGGTCATCCGCGATCCCCGCCGACTGCTGGCCGAGTACGAGCTGTACCTGCTGGCAGCACGTGACGAAAGACTCCGCGGCCCGACCGATCGCTGGCTCACCGCCGTCGCGGAATTTGCGCGGCGCCACACCGATGATCCGGTCCGGGTCCAGACAGTGGTCGCCACGGTCGACGGGCTGATGCTCCAGGCCCTGCTAACAGACCAGCCATCGACCAGCGCGCAATTCGAGGCCGTCCTCCGACTGCTGCTGCCGTAA
- a CDS encoding 5-carboxymethyl-2-hydroxymuconate Delta-isomerase — protein MPHITVEYSESLSGAFDRRAFALALHRAAAELIDSAIPGFKTRFRPIDEGVIADGGDGEAMIHVELAILPGRDQDTKSRLGDLTLATLGEYLDPAAGSNTQLTVEVRDLATYVKRVMRPGATEPH, from the coding sequence ATGCCGCACATCACCGTGGAGTACTCGGAGTCCTTGTCCGGCGCGTTCGATCGACGCGCCTTCGCCTTGGCGCTGCACCGCGCTGCCGCGGAACTGATCGACAGCGCGATCCCAGGATTCAAGACTCGCTTCCGTCCGATCGACGAAGGTGTCATCGCTGACGGCGGCGACGGCGAGGCGATGATTCATGTGGAGCTGGCGATCCTGCCTGGCCGTGACCAGGACACCAAGTCGCGTCTCGGCGACTTGACCCTTGCGACGCTGGGCGAGTATCTCGATCCTGCGGCAGGGTCGAACACGCAACTCACGGTCGAGGTCCGTGACCTGGCGACCTACGTCAAGCGAGTCATGCGCCCCGGTGCCACCGAACCACACTGA
- a CDS encoding poly(ethylene terephthalate) hydrolase family protein gives MAALLGLIALQPAWTATATSAPARYYEQPGPHQVTKVAGGPDHTLYYPTGIASSSAVYPVVVWGNGTGASVDQYDEFLKHFASWGMVVAAANTGQSGSGREMLAGGKFLIAENSRPGSVFYRKIDTRNIGAAGHSQGGGGAIAAGADAMIKATLPVQPGPQGSVPALRGPSLFIAGQVDVIVPSFYVKGRYAWARNHPAVFAELKGSDHFFPGETRIHAIGVGTAWFRYQLAGDTQAKAVFFGPRSSAELFNDPAWSAADRNQKADAIR, from the coding sequence ATGGCTGCGCTGCTCGGCCTCATTGCCCTGCAGCCGGCCTGGACCGCCACCGCGACGTCCGCTCCCGCCCGGTACTACGAGCAGCCTGGACCGCATCAGGTGACCAAGGTCGCCGGTGGTCCGGACCACACGCTCTACTACCCCACAGGTATCGCTTCCAGCTCGGCTGTCTACCCTGTCGTCGTCTGGGGCAATGGCACCGGCGCCAGCGTTGACCAGTACGACGAATTCCTCAAGCACTTCGCCTCGTGGGGGATGGTCGTCGCCGCCGCGAACACGGGGCAGTCCGGGTCCGGTCGCGAGATGCTTGCCGGTGGCAAGTTTCTGATCGCCGAGAACAGCCGTCCGGGCAGCGTGTTCTACCGCAAGATCGACACCAGGAACATCGGTGCCGCAGGACACTCGCAGGGCGGCGGAGGAGCCATCGCCGCCGGCGCGGACGCGATGATCAAGGCAACCTTGCCCGTTCAGCCTGGTCCGCAGGGCTCGGTCCCGGCATTGCGGGGTCCCAGCCTGTTCATCGCCGGTCAGGTCGACGTGATCGTGCCGTCGTTCTACGTGAAGGGCCGCTATGCCTGGGCGCGGAACCACCCGGCCGTCTTCGCCGAACTGAAGGGTTCCGACCACTTCTTCCCGGGCGAGACCCGCATCCACGCAATCGGTGTCGGGACCGCCTGGTTCCGGTACCAGCTCGCCGGCGACACCCAGGCCAAGGCCGTGTTCTTCGGGCCGAGGTCGTCCGCGGAACTGTTCAACGATCCCGCCTGGTCCGCCGCCGACCGAAACCAGAAAGCCGACGCGATCCGCTGA